The DNA segment CAACGGCATGAGGAGATGTGGGGGCAAGTGGATGATTTCCTTTCCGGAAAACGTCCGATCACCGACTACATGAAATCATTCGGGCCCGATCACGCCACGGATATTATCGAAAATATGGTGGGCCATTTGGGCAAGCGGTTCTTTATTAATACGCTCAATAACGGGGCGGTGACGAACATGAATGACGACGCTTTCCTTGAATTGTTATGTGAAGTGAAAATGGACGGAATCAAACCCCTTCACGTGGGTGAGATGCCCCGGGGAATCCGGGGCATGCAGGAGCTCGTGCTCGATACGCACGAACTGACGGCGGAGGCTGTTGTAGAAGGAAGCTTCACGAAATTGAGAAGAGCGATGCTAACTGATCCGCTGGTAAATTCCATACATGATGCAGATATGATGATTAAAGAGCTGCTGGAGTTGGAAAAGGAGATCATCCCGGGATATTGGTATGAGTAATAACTGGATTGTTAAGTCTAAAAGGACTATGCGGGAGAGGGGCATTTTCATATCAATGAAGTCTGCCCGCAACATAAGTTTTGGGCGAATAAAATGAGAAAAGAGACATAAAGACGGTTTATCCTGGTCTTTATGTCTCTCTTTAAGTAGATCCTATATAGCTCTCTCTTGCCGACATTGCTCCCACGGCCGCATTTGCAGCTTCAGTATTAGCTTGCCGGGATTGTCGGCTCTATGAATCGAAAACATATAATTTTATTATCTCGCCATCCAGCCGCCGTCTACGCAAAGAACGTGGCCGTTTAAGTAATCGGATGCCGAGGATGCCAGGAACACTGCTGGACCCTTCAGGTCTTCAGGAGTTCCCCAGCGTCCGGCAGGGATTCGATCCGTAATTGATGCGAAGCGGTTCTCGTCCGCGCGGATTTGTGCGGTGTTATCCGTCGCCATGTAGCCGGGAGCAATACCATTGATTTGCAGCCCGCTCTCCGCCCATTCGTTGGCGAATGCTCTAGTTAGCCCGGCTACGCCGTGTTTACTTGCTGTATAGCCGGGTACATTGATTCCGCCTTGATAGGAGAGCATCGAGCAAATATTGATAATTTTTCCGCTGCCTCTTTCCAGCATATGACGACCTGCGATTTGGGATAGCAGGAATACGGTGTTCAGGTTCAGGTTGATCACATCAAACCAATCCTTTTCACTGTGGTCTTTGGCTGGTGTCCGGCGAATAATGCCGGCATTATTCACGAGAATATCAATGTGGCCGGTAAGTTTAAGCGCTTCGTCGAAGGTCGCCTGTAATTTGCTATGATCGCTCAAGTCGACATCGATGGCCGAAGCTTTTCTGCCCAAGCTCTCGATTTGTTTTACTGTTTCTTCGCTAGAGCTAACGGAGACGCAGACCACGTCCGCCCCTGCCTCGGCCAAGCCGATGGCGATGCCTTGTCCCAATCCTCCGGTTGTGCCTGTTACTAGAGCCGTTTTGCCTGTTAAATCAAATAATTTCATGGTTGGACTCTCCTTTTATCAAATTAGCAATTCTGGTCGGTGCCGCACTCTAACGTGACTCCAGCATGACTGTATTGTTGGGCGGTTTCGGCTGGGAGCCCACTGTCGGTAATGATGCAGGTCAGTTCGCTTAGGGAAGCGAACGTCCGCAGTGCGGTCTGCCCAAATTTATGATGATTAATGACGGCGATGACTTCATGGGCCGTCTCGATCAAGGCCCGCTTGAAGTCAATAAGATCTCCCGTATAAATCGACAAACCATGGTCGGGATGAATGCCAGTCGCCGAAATAAATGCTTTCTGAATGTTTAACTGTCGGATATAT comes from the Paenibacillus lentus genome and includes:
- the kduD gene encoding 2-dehydro-3-deoxy-D-gluconate 5-dehydrogenase KduD; its protein translation is MKLFDLTGKTALVTGTTGGLGQGIAIGLAEAGADVVCVSVSSSEETVKQIESLGRKASAIDVDLSDHSKLQATFDEALKLTGHIDILVNNAGIIRRTPAKDHSEKDWFDVINLNLNTVFLLSQIAGRHMLERGSGKIINICSMLSYQGGINVPGYTASKHGVAGLTRAFANEWAESGLQINGIAPGYMATDNTAQIRADENRFASITDRIPAGRWGTPEDLKGPAVFLASSASDYLNGHVLCVDGGWMAR